One Candidatus Methylomirabilota bacterium genomic window, TCCGCGGTGGTCTCGGTGAGGACGTCGGGGGTATTGGTCACGATGATGCCCCGGCGGCGCGCCGCGGCGACGTCGATGTTGTTGTAGCCCACGGCGACGTTCGCCACCACCTTGAGGTTCGGGGAGGCGCCCAGGACCTCTTCGTCGATGGCGCTGATGATGTGGCAGATCAGTCCGTCCTTGCCCTTGAGCCTGGCCACGAGCTCCGCCTTGGGGAGCGGATGGTCGGTGTTGTGGAGGTCGACCGTGAACTCCTTGGGTACGAGACCGAGCGCATCCTGCGGTAAAGTGTTTGAAATAAATATACTTTTTGCCATCCCGCCCCCCCAGATTTTCTGCTTGATCGACCCCCAGGCGGCGGCTATATTAGCACTCGCTTTTGTCGAGTGCTAATAGCTATTGCGAGAGGACGATCTCATGGCCAAGGCAACCAGCACTAAGGCCAAGTCGGCGTCTACCACAGAAAAAGGAGGCAAGGCATCTATGAAGATTCGTCCGCTGCACGATCGCATCCTCGTGGAACGCCTCGAGGAGCAGGAGGTTCGCCGGGGCGGCATCATCATCCCGGACACCGCCAAGGAGAAGCCGCAGGAGGCGAAGGTCATCGCTGTCGGGAACGGGAAGGTGACGGAGGACGGAAAGAAGCTCCCGCTCGACGTGAAGGCGGGCGACCGCATCCTGTTCGGTAAGTACTCCGGCTCCGAGGTCAAGATCGACGACAAGGAATACCTGATCCTGCGCGAGGAAGACGTCCTCGCCATCCTCGAGTAACCACCCCAAGGAGGGAAGGGACCGATGCCGAAGCAGCTGAAATTCGACGACGAGGCCCGGGCGGCCCTGCTCCGAGGCGTCAACATCATGGCCTCGGCGGTAAAGGCCACGCTGGGCCCGAAGGGCCGCAACGTAGTCATCGACAAGAAGTTCGGCAGCCCGACGATCACCAAGGACGGCGTCACGGTCGCCAAGGAGATCGAGCTGAAGGATCCGTACGAGGACATGGG contains:
- the groES gene encoding co-chaperone GroES; the protein is MKIRPLHDRILVERLEEQEVRRGGIIIPDTAKEKPQEAKVIAVGNGKVTEDGKKLPLDVKAGDRILFGKYSGSEVKIDDKEYLILREEDVLAILE